In the genome of Arachis hypogaea cultivar Tifrunner chromosome 9, arahy.Tifrunner.gnm2.J5K5, whole genome shotgun sequence, the window TGGAAAAACAGGCTATTTTGTGTTTAGTTATATACTAATTTTCTGCTAATTTTGTTGGCAGGAATATGCAAACTTATGAACAGTGTATCATGCTCAATTCCTGAATTCACCTGTGTTTCATCAGCCAAGGTTGTATTTCCATCACTTTGGTAATCCAAAGTGTGATTAAAGCTCTAATACTATTTGATGCATGTTATCCTTTCAAATGCAGCCAATAGGCTGGTTCTTCGTAATAATTCTGCCTTTACTCCTTATGAAGGCCCAGGTTTAATTTTTCCAGTGTAAGCTGAACTTCTGCAAGTATAACTTTATTAATTGTAAAACTAGGCTGGAAGAAGGTGCTTGCTTTACTTATGTAAGCAGATTATGGTTACCTGAAGCACCAAAAAGTATGAGTTTGGGTGTTCTCCCCTCCAGTTCATCTAAATTCTATGTGCCATAGCTCAAGAATTTCCTATTCTCAACATTTGCATCACATTTTGTGTCTCTGTAAAGATATCATCTTTCTACTGAGGAAAACACAATAGCTACATTTTGATCAGCCATGTAATGGACAACCTTCGCTATCTAATTGGAATAATCTTCCACTCTACAATATACCCATTGTCTCCATGGGGAATATCAGGTCCTGGAGCTAggcttgtttcttttcttgtcgATAGAAAGATGAAGTTTTAAGGAAATAATCTCTTTGTAATAGAAAAATATCAATGCTTTTATTTGCATTATTGCTTGTGTGCATAAAGCAGTGAAACTAGATTTGAGTTTCAATCCCTAAATGCTGATTCTGGTTTCAAGAGTTCTCCTTTACACCTCTGCTTTCCGACACAAACCATTCAAGCTCTCAAATTTAttaaacccccccccccccccacaccccccctttttttttttgtcaataatttttttgctATTTCCTTTTGCAATATCTTTTTGTTCTGATTCCTAACGGTTTTTGTGCAGCTGGTAAAACTACTTGAATTGCGGGAGACCAACCATATTGAATTTTGTAGAATCAAGAATATTCTTGATGAAATTTTGCAGATGCACAGAGCCTCTGAACTTAATGAAATATTGAGACTTTTAATTGATCCCACGTGGGTGGCAACTGGTTTAAAATTGGACTTCGAGACCTTGGTTAGTCTGAGCAAGTCTTTTTCATTTTCCCTTCCTTAATTAATATGTCCTAAAGTAAGGATACTTATTTCCAACCTTGTATTTAGGACAGACAAATTGAAAAACACATAATGGGTTGTTTATACCTTATTTGAATTGTTTAATATAAATATCATGACATTCGGCTGATTTGTTTTTCTCTTCTCATTGTTGTTTAAGCAATGAAAGAGATTAATTCTAATATGATGAatttatttcttaaattccatTTCCCTTTTCTGTAGGTTAATTTATCTGTGTTCAATTGCATTGGCTCATAATCCATCATaatgttttctgtttttcaggtcGATGGATGTGAATTAGCATCGGGTAAGATTTGTGAAATAATTTTTCTGGATGGCGAGAGTGATCAGAAATTCAGTTCATTTTGTGGCTTTCCAAATGAATTCTTTGAGGATATGGAGTCTTCGTGGAAAGGTCGAGTAAAAAGAATCCATATTGATGATGTATTTACTGAAGTGGAAAGAGCAGCTGAGGCCTTATATTTAGCAGTATGGCACTTTAACTTAACATTGTTCcctttttgttgaaaatataaaTCAGTGGATGTAAACCCTTGCTAACTGATTGTgagttcttttttaaaaaattccttAAATATATGTGAAAACTACGGTTCATTCCACTGTAGATCTTCTTTCCAAATTTCATCCCTTTGCTCAGGCCATCTACAACAGCAAGCTGTTTGGCATCCTACATCAGTGCGTAGTTGGCTGGGTTCACCAGTTTTGACAACAGTTCTTGAAATTACTCTGTATGATAGGCCAATGTACTATATTGGTAGATGTGTACACTCTCAAGTGGTATCATCATAGCTAACTTTCTGATGTGATATTATTCTCAAGTGCCTTTGGTGGTTTTGGTTATAGATTTTAAATAATTCATGTACCTCTTGATAATAGTATGAATATTTATGAAGATTGATTCTTGACAGATTCTGAGTTTCATGAAAAATTACGTATCTGTATCTGTTACCAACCGTTATCAAACGAGTAATTAAGAAAGAACAAGTAACAATATGCCTTTGATTCAAATTTCTTAGTGAAGCCTAAGACTTGTATATTTCTGGATGTTCAATAGGTAGAAATGTCTGAAAATAACATAGAAAGATAAAAACTCCTGGCCATAGAGGACCCTTCAGCATCTAAAATGCCTGGTTCTCATGTCTCTTTCTGTATTTGTTCACACACCAGGCCCAAGGGCTTAGTGAGATGTGTGAGAGAAATATAAAGGAACTTATTTTGGTgatcaaatgaaaacaaaaaggAACTTATTTTAGTTGTTGCATTACTCCAGTGGTACCTTGTACAtcattttatgtttattgttttTAAATTTCTGTATGCACAGTATATTTGGAGATATCTGTTCAGTGTACTTGTTTTATTTGTGGTTTGAATATTCTTGCAGGTTACTGAAGATTTTGGTCCTATTGTTTCTAGAATAAAAGCTATGTCAGCTTCACTTGGAGGCCCTAAGGGAGAAATATTATATGCTCGAGAGCATGAAGCAATTTGGTTTAAGGGCAAACGCTTCACTCCAACTGTTTGGGCTGGTAGCCCTGGGGAGGAACAAATCAAACAGCTTAAGCCTGCTTTTGATTCTAAGGGTAAAAGGGTAGGTGATGAATGGTATACCACAATGAAGGTGGAAGATGCCTTAACAAGGTGTGCTTTCATAATAACCTTGCTATCAGTTTGCTATTGTCTTTTCATAAAATCTCAAATAATCTCCATACTTATCTTTATGATGGTAAATTTGTTTCAGGTATCATGAAGCAAGTTCCAAAGCCAAAGCAAGAGTTCTGGAAGTTTTAAGGGAACTTTCTACAGAGTTACAATCAAATATAAACATCATTGTCTTTTCTTCCATGTTGCTTGTCATAGCGAAAGCATTATTTTCTCATGTGAGGTTTGTGAACAATTTTGATTGCTTCTGCTGTATTATGAGGATGACATTTTGTGGTACTTGTCATAGCCACTGATTCCATTTTAGAAGTTGATATGGCTCTTTGTTGGATACTAATCTATCATCATCAGTTTGATTGGAAATGTTCTTATTTCTTATACGTATTATCCTTGGTTGAAATATGGTATATGACTGCTTTCAAAttgtttttgaaattaataatatGGAAGTGTACATCTTAAAGCTGGTTTTGCAATATTTGTTTGCTCAAGCATTTATCTGGGAATAGGAAGGCAGTATGAATTATGAAAGACAGTGATCACTTTAAGTTTTTTATCTATTAGTTAAATTGATGAAATGATACCAGATTATTGATCCACTTTGGTCATATAACATTTGATGGAAAATTTTGCAACTAAATTTGATTCAAAAGCTGCTGTCAACaattttaaattcaatgcaattaTGTAACCGCATTCTATTGTGTTCTGAAATTGGGTTCTAAAATGTCATATTTCAATACTATCTTACTGAAGTCACAAGCATTCTCTTTGCAGTCGAGCAGTTTATACCCTAAATTTCTCTCATTGTTATCTTGCAGTGAAGGGAGAAGAAGGAAATGGACATTTCCAACACTAGCAGTGTCCCATAGTTTTAAGGTAATGTATAACAACTTCGGGTTCTCCTTCACGATGTAAGATTTGCTATTACTATTGTTCTGCTATGGCGCCTCCCTGTTTTCACCAAAACCTTTAAAACCTGCTCCAATGTAGGATGCCACCAGTTCTTACCAAAACTGGCAATAAGGTTGTCTGAGATGAAAAAAACCCCCATAATATGCAAAATATGATGGCATGCTGTTTGTGAACTAGCTCGGTACATAATGTATATATTACAAGAAAGAGCAGTGAACCCCAGTGAATCTGTAACAAGTCATTCGTATTAATCTTAAGTCCTAAAGGCTTAACCTCAGTCTTTAGATTTCCCATGGACTTGTTAACATTGAATCTTTGATAGCTGTCATCTTGTTTATCGTCGAATGACTTGTCGCAGTGTGGTGACTATTATGTTACTTTCTTTGTGCAGGATGTGAAACCATTGGAGGGatacgaagggatgaagatagtTGGTTTAGTACCTTACTGGTTGAACATAGCACAAGGAAGTGCTGTGCAGAATACCGTTGATATGAAATCATTGTTTCTCTTGACAGGACCAAATGGGGGTGGTAAATCAAGTATTCTTCGCTCAGTTTGTGCTGCTGCATTACTTGGGATATGTGGTCTTATGGTTCCAGCTGAATCAGCCCTGATTCCTTATTTCGATTCTATCATGCTTCATATGAAATCTTATGATAGCCCAGCTGATGAAAAAAGTTCATTCCAGGTTTGTTAGTAGTCTGTAGTATTCAATGATCTCTTTCTTAGTATCTAGATTAAAAAATTCACAAGTGTCTTAAAAATTTCATTCGTCATGTATTGGTCGTCTCAGGTAGAAATGTCAGAGCTTCGAACAATCATCACCGGAACTACTAAAAGAAGCCTTGTGCTTATTGACGAAATTTGCCGAGGAACAGAAATTGCAAAAGGCACTTGTATTGCAGGCAGCGTCATTGAATCTCTTGATCAAATTGGTTGTCTGGGTATTGTATCTACTCACTTGCATGGAATACTTGATCTGCCACTCAACCTCAAGGATACTGTCCAAAAAGCAATGGGGACGGTATGCATTGATGGACAAACAAAGCCCACGTGGAAGCTGACAGATGGAATATGCAAAGAAAGTCTTGCATTTGAAACGGCCAAGAGGGAAGGGATTCCTGAGATTATTATTCAAAGAGCACAAGATCTTTATCTGTCAGTTTATGCAAAGGACCGGCTTTCTGGAGAGAATTTCCCAAAGCTGGAACAATATTCTTCttccataaaaaataataattttgatcaAGAACAATTTGATTCAAGACGAAATTCTCCTGAGGAAATATCGATAGCTAATCAAGTGGAAGTTTTACAGCAGGAGGTTGAGAATGCTGTCACTGTAATATGCCAGGAGAAGATGATGGAGCTCCGAAGAAAGAAGATCTCATCAGAGTTGATGGAGATAAAATGTGTCCTAATTAATGCAAGAGAGAAACCGCCTCCATCGACAGTAGGTTCTTCGAGTGTCTATGTGATGTTCAGACCAGATAACAAAATCTATGTAGGACAGGTACAATCCTCTCACTCTTTTCCCTAATtttgtagatttatttttctttttttccccttCTTTGAAAATAATAGCAACCTAATATGACATACCACTATGTAGTACCtgaaaaagagggaaaaaaagggggggggggggttcaATTGTTTAAAATGTAAACAAGTTCTTAGGCTCGGCTAGTCTATTAGACACTATCAACATTAGTACCAAAGATCTATCATTTTTTTCCTCCAAAGATGGTAATTTATTGGATTATGAAAAAAACCTTCAAATACAATTGTCCATGTGTCCAAGGATCTATATCATTGTCAGAAGGTTGTtcaaatttttaatcttttttatccAAAAGCACAAAACAAATAAACCTTGTATAATTTATAGAAAATAGTATTAGTAATACTGAAATCATTTGTATTCTATCTTCATTTCATTCTGTCCCCTTTTATTATGAAATTATACCAATCTAATTGACTGGCTTTCATCTCTTATTTGCTTAACTGGGGATATAGACAGATGATCTCGAGGGCCGAGTTTCCATGCATCGTTCAAAAGAAGGAATGCAGAATGCATTGTTCCTTTATTTTCTTGTCCAAGGAAAGAGCTTGGCATGCCAGTTTGAAACTCTTCTCATCAACCAGCTTCCTAGTCATGGCTTTCAGGTAGCCAATGTGGCCGATGGCAAGCATCGGAATTTTGGCACATCCAACCTTTACATAGAATGTGCTACCAGTTCTTGATAaaggacaaaattcaaaaatccccACTGCTGAGTTTTTGTTAGAGGTGGGAAACTATAATGATGTGTATATTATGTAAGGGGATTTGATTTTGgtatttattgttattgttagacTCTTACACTATCATCTATTTATCTGTTGTCACATGATTAAAGAAATTTGACAAGAATCACTTCCTGCTGTCAAACTGTCAAACTCTTCATGTGACAACAAATAATTGAATGATAGTGTAGAAGAGTTTTACATTAACGGCAGATCCAAATTTAACATAGTGAGGTTTATATCAAGtgaatgaaattttaatttaggATGGGATGGCTGTAGCATTTTTGTTAGATTTGGTTGCTGCTGCAGCATTGAGTCCATAGTTGCAAGTGGGTGGAAATTTGTGATGTAACCTTTGTTTTGTACAGCACTTTGTTGATTAGTAATTTATCTGGGCAATATGAAATATATTCGGTAATCCGTTTCTTTCAAATTATATCTCTATTACACTCTTTAACTGCTGAACTATGGttgttttgtgtgtgtgtgtgtgtgtgtatatatatatatatatatatatatatatatatatataatgaaggaAGCGGCTTCAAATTTAGCTCTTTTTGCCTAAAAATTTTGGACTATCGAATTAGGTATGTATGTTgccaaatatatataaaaataatatttgatatagAAACACATTTCGGAGTTGAAAGAATAAATATTTTAGTGTTGGTTATGTTGTTTATTTGTTAGAATGGACTAgataattttctaattttcatGTTATAATTGTGTAGTTTTTAATGTTAGTAtagatttaattttattattattattattattattattattattattattattattattattattattattatgttggtaaacaaaaaaatattacgtACGtactaaaatcaatcactaaaattGGTCATTATgtattgtgtataaatatatagtttaatttatttttattagagaaAGTATAGGAGAATAACGCTTTTTTTGAACAACGTAAacaatagttaaaaaaaaagttaattttaattttaaaaatcaaattttaaattaattagatttaatcataattttaaatttttttttaatttggttataACCGCTCTCTCGCAATCCTGTGCCGCCGCTGTATTGCGACTCCGATTTCTCCCGCAGCCATTTTCTCGTTATTTGTTTCTTATAAATTAAATTGGATGTTTATTTTACTGTGTATGCGGACAGTTCTTTTCACTAAGATATGTATGTTTATTTGAGTTATACCATTTGGGTGAACAAAGTAAAGCGGCACGCGATGGAAGTGGCGAAGACATGACGTAGTAGCGTTGGAATAGTGGCGGAACAAGGCCTCTGCCTTGGTGACGGTGCGACATCACGAAGGGGAGAAGAAGGCGCGTAGCAGCAGCGTTGCTTGCAGGGAGAACAGGAGCGGCACGATGCATGGGAGAAGAAGGTGCATCAACAGCGTCGAGAGCAGGGGGCGCGATGCAAGGAAAAAGAAGGTGCAGCGGCGTGTGGGAGCACAGGGATGAGAAGAAGCTGCACCGGCGGTGCGGCGCGTTACTTCTTCAGACGGTGGCAGCGGTGGTAAGGTGCATTGGTGATGGCGCGACAGGAAAATGGAAGTAAAACGGTTACGGTAAAGGAAGAGGAAGGTGGAAGGTGAGAGACCAGTATTGTGGTGGATAAATAAAGTggaatgttttttattttattggaccTACTAGAGTGCAGTCTATTATTGTTTATGTTATTCGCACCCCATTATCTATTTAGCAAAActctttttattaaatattttatattttaatgtatattttatattaataactgattttagtatacaactAACATGATTGGTTTGTAAAATATTAAAGAATTAGATgctttatttgttttaaaataaatttactaTTTCTTTGACAGATTGAATGGGTTGGATTGGGTCGGGTGAATAATAGTTATTCTTACCAATAGGGTTTAGGTAGAGGGATATTAAACTCATATAAAGATAGGATATggttttataaaaataagataaaataaaatttgcatGTAGCTCAGATCCTAACCATTCTTCCATCCGAATCCTATCCATTGACAATGTTGCTTTCAAAACCATCATCTACTACTCCACCCAGCCACCCCATTCCATGTCATTCATACCCACCTTGTTTACCTCACCGTCCCTTCTCCTTTAATCTGTttagagttaatagtcaaaatcgttcTTAAAAAATACctcaatttttattttgatttttgaaagacaaaattaatcaaaatcatttttaaaagatACACGACTTGGTTATGTTAGTTTTTTCGTTAGTTAAATGATGACGTAGTGggttaatgccacgtgtcacttgacatgtaaaaaagttatttataattaaaatagtccttgaaagttcatacgtaagtaatttttttatttttaaaattttaaaaattaattaaatagtccttatataatttttttattttttttgataatattaaatttgaaatatttttttatactactaattttaatagaaatataattaacaaacaaaaaattagtaattgtatcttttattcttaaaattttttcaataaaattatctctctccttttattcttctcaaaatctctcttgttcttttttattctaaaa includes:
- the LOC112711365 gene encoding DNA mismatch repair protein MSH1, mitochondrial, translated to MRALSVRNVVVLLPRWLHRPHFSPSSPAPPCTSFLPSRTLITNRHLGKVSGFKDRKVLRGSTKATKKQRVPNNVLDDKDLSHILWWKERMDVCKKPSTIQLLKRLEYSNLLGLDCNLRNGSLKEGTLNWEMLQFKSKFPREVLLCRVGDFYEALGIDACILVEYVGLNPFGGLRSDSIPKAGCPVVNLRQTLDDLTNNGFSVCIVEEVQGPTQARSRKGRFISGHAHPGNPYVYGLVGVDHDLDFPEPMPVIGISRSARGYCMILVLETMKTYTIEDGLTEEAVVTKLRTSRYHHLFLHVSLRQNSSGTFRWGEFGEGGLLWGECRSRHVEWFDGNAISEILSKVKELYDLDNEVIFRNKTVHSENRPRSLTLGTATQIGAIPTEGIPSLLKVILPPNCTGLPVLYIRDLLLNPPSYEIGSTIQGICKLMNSVSCSIPEFTCVSSAKLVKLLELRETNHIEFCRIKNILDEILQMHRASELNEILRLLIDPTWVATGLKLDFETLVDGCELASGKICEIIFLDGESDQKFSSFCGFPNEFFEDMESSWKGRVKRIHIDDVFTEVERAAEALYLAVTEDFGPIVSRIKAMSASLGGPKGEILYAREHEAIWFKGKRFTPTVWAGSPGEEQIKQLKPAFDSKGKRVGDEWYTTMKVEDALTRYHEASSKAKARVLEVLRELSTELQSNINIIVFSSMLLVIAKALFSHVSEGRRRKWTFPTLAVSHSFKDVKPLEGYEGMKIVGLVPYWLNIAQGSAVQNTVDMKSLFLLTGPNGGGKSSILRSVCAAALLGICGLMVPAESALIPYFDSIMLHMKSYDSPADEKSSFQVEMSELRTIITGTTKRSLVLIDEICRGTEIAKGTCIAGSVIESLDQIGCLGIVSTHLHGILDLPLNLKDTVQKAMGTVCIDGQTKPTWKLTDGICKESLAFETAKREGIPEIIIQRAQDLYLSVYAKDRLSGENFPKLEQYSSSIKNNNFDQEQFDSRRNSPEEISIANQVEVLQQEVENAVTVICQEKMMELRRKKISSELMEIKCVLINAREKPPPSTVGSSSVYVMFRPDNKIYVGQTDDLEGRVSMHRSKEGMQNALFLYFLVQGKSLACQFETLLINQLPSHGFQVANVADGKHRNFGTSNLYIECATSS